Proteins encoded together in one uncultured Flavobacterium sp. window:
- a CDS encoding SusC/RagA family TonB-linked outer membrane protein, with protein sequence MKRILAVLAMVLLSSLGAVAQNRLITGIVKDAENKGVIAATIEVQGKPFSAITDAEGRFKMNVPEGNVTLNVSSIGFASKSVVVQGNENRVSVVLNENTQELKDVVVTSFGVKKQKKALGYAVGEIKGDDLTKNKEINLGNALQGKIAGVNVSAPVTGPSGSSRVVIRGATSASGLNQPLYVVDGIPIDNSQQGNANMWGGADKGDGMSSFNPDDIASMSVLKGSAASALYGYRGSNGVILITTKKGKNGTGIGVDFSTNSTFNTPASLLHWQDQYGAGAPVNGVATRFSDLQELRDSYYFAWGDKYDGTPSLSLDGKTRPYQAYGKDNVEKFYRTGYSFSNTLAISGGNETTNFRLSFGNTKDESIMPGTNFARNNVSLSLNSAPNKKISVETNAQYITEKSHNRPYLNDSPRNPSFPTTFLTPGTDIRWIKNGYDENGGEADYFGANVYHTNPYFATTSPLNDDLRKRFIGSAKVNYNITEKIYAKGVIGIDDINYEFTEIEPTGINYNPGGSYENRVEGRTEYNASAFLGYKGDIAKNFSLDAFIGANRQHNRYSGIKMRGNNFIVPFKYFYGNTQPDKTEKLFSESEVNSLFYSADLGYKDFLYLSLTGREDWFSTLDPSNNSTFYPSVSSSFIYSQIIDLPEWMSYGKLRAGWGNVGGALPDAYALSLTYTSPDGQTDSQGQPILGVNGQTVPNKFLKPYNVSTIEFGFENTFFNNRVSTDLTFYQKRTTNDIADADISQASGYRTTKINVGEILNKGVEFAVNVKAVKTKKFSWSVGYNFAYNNSEVVSLSDKITTKSLEGNRDSRASVVLEKGQPFGVIKAYDYLRDKDGNIVIDTNGKFMRGNLIIAGQGVAPTSMGLSNDFQYKNFTLSVFVDAKFGGEIYSATNQLGTRYGLSEQTLPGREGGVKVSGKDVNGNPVNTTVSAYDYWRSYSDVTSNFVYSSDFVKLRAISFSYNFPKANLAKTPFQAISLAFSAHNLWTIYDKVPNIDPESNYSNSNAQGLERASMPLTRNYGVSLNVKF encoded by the coding sequence ATGAAACGAATATTAGCAGTGTTAGCAATGGTATTGTTGAGCAGCTTAGGAGCTGTTGCACAAAACCGATTAATAACAGGCATAGTGAAAGATGCAGAGAATAAGGGAGTTATTGCTGCAACCATCGAGGTTCAAGGAAAACCGTTTAGCGCAATTACAGATGCTGAAGGTAGATTTAAGATGAATGTTCCAGAAGGTAATGTAACCTTAAATGTATCTTCTATAGGTTTTGCATCAAAATCAGTAGTAGTTCAGGGAAATGAAAACAGAGTTTCGGTTGTATTAAATGAAAACACACAGGAATTAAAAGATGTTGTAGTAACTTCATTTGGGGTTAAGAAACAAAAGAAAGCTTTAGGTTATGCAGTGGGAGAAATAAAAGGAGACGACCTAACAAAAAATAAAGAAATTAACTTAGGAAATGCTCTTCAGGGAAAAATTGCCGGAGTTAACGTTTCTGCACCCGTTACAGGGCCTTCTGGTTCAAGTCGTGTGGTAATTCGTGGAGCAACTTCAGCTTCAGGATTGAACCAGCCTTTGTATGTTGTAGACGGAATTCCGATTGATAATAGCCAACAAGGAAATGCTAATATGTGGGGTGGAGCTGATAAAGGAGATGGTATGTCTTCTTTCAACCCAGATGATATTGCTTCGATGTCAGTATTAAAAGGTAGTGCTGCTTCTGCTCTTTACGGGTACAGAGGATCAAATGGTGTTATCTTGATTACAACCAAAAAAGGTAAAAACGGAACAGGAATTGGAGTAGACTTCAGTACAAATTCTACGTTTAATACACCAGCAAGTCTTTTGCACTGGCAAGATCAATACGGAGCGGGAGCACCTGTAAATGGTGTTGCAACAAGATTCTCAGACTTACAGGAACTTAGAGATTCATACTATTTTGCATGGGGAGATAAATACGACGGAACACCTTCGTTATCTCTTGACGGTAAAACTCGACCATACCAAGCTTACGGAAAAGACAATGTTGAAAAGTTCTACAGAACAGGATATTCTTTCAGTAATACACTGGCAATTTCTGGTGGAAATGAAACTACTAATTTCAGATTATCTTTCGGAAACACTAAAGATGAGTCTATTATGCCGGGAACAAATTTCGCAAGAAATAACGTGTCTTTGAGTTTGAATTCGGCACCAAACAAAAAAATTAGTGTAGAAACGAATGCACAATACATTACAGAGAAAAGTCATAACAGACCTTATTTGAATGACTCTCCTAGAAATCCTTCTTTCCCAACAACTTTCCTGACACCGGGAACTGATATTAGATGGATTAAAAACGGATACGATGAAAACGGTGGTGAAGCAGATTATTTTGGTGCAAACGTTTACCATACAAATCCTTATTTTGCTACAACATCGCCATTAAATGATGACCTTAGAAAGCGTTTTATTGGTTCTGCAAAAGTAAATTACAACATTACAGAAAAAATTTATGCTAAAGGTGTTATTGGTATTGATGATATTAATTATGAGTTTACTGAAATTGAGCCTACAGGAATCAACTACAATCCTGGAGGATCTTATGAAAACAGAGTTGAAGGCCGCACAGAATACAATGCCTCTGCTTTTTTAGGATATAAAGGTGATATCGCTAAAAACTTTTCTTTAGATGCTTTCATTGGAGCTAACCGTCAACACAACAGATACAGCGGTATTAAAATGAGAGGAAACAATTTTATCGTTCCATTCAAATATTTCTACGGAAATACACAACCGGACAAAACAGAGAAATTGTTTTCAGAAAGTGAAGTAAACTCTCTTTTCTATTCTGCCGATTTAGGTTACAAAGATTTCTTATACTTAAGTTTAACAGGTCGTGAAGATTGGTTCTCAACTTTAGATCCATCAAACAACAGTACTTTTTATCCATCTGTAAGTTCAAGTTTTATTTATTCTCAAATTATCGATTTACCGGAATGGATGTCTTACGGAAAATTGAGAGCAGGTTGGGGTAACGTAGGAGGAGCTTTGCCAGACGCTTATGCTTTGTCATTGACTTATACTTCGCCAGACGGACAAACAGATTCTCAAGGACAACCAATTTTAGGGGTTAATGGACAAACAGTTCCAAACAAATTTTTAAAACCTTATAATGTAAGTACAATCGAGTTTGGTTTCGAGAATACATTCTTCAATAACAGAGTTAGTACAGATTTGACTTTTTACCAAAAAAGAACAACAAACGATATTGCTGATGCTGATATTTCACAAGCTTCTGGTTACAGAACTACGAAAATTAACGTGGGAGAAATCCTGAACAAAGGGGTTGAATTTGCAGTAAATGTAAAAGCGGTTAAAACAAAAAAATTCTCTTGGAGCGTAGGATATAATTTTGCTTACAATAATAGTGAAGTAGTAAGTCTTTCAGATAAAATTACAACCAAATCATTAGAAGGAAACAGAGATTCAAGAGCTTCTGTAGTTTTAGAAAAAGGACAGCCTTTTGGAGTTATTAAAGCTTACGATTATTTAAGAGATAAAGATGGAAATATCGTAATTGATACAAACGGTAAATTCATGAGAGGAAATTTAATTATTGCAGGACAAGGTGTGGCACCAACTTCAATGGGACTTTCAAATGACTTTCAATATAAAAATTTCACACTTTCGGTTTTTGTAGATGCTAAATTTGGAGGAGAGATTTACTCTGCTACAAACCAATTAGGAACTCGTTACGGATTGTCAGAACAAACACTTCCGGGTCGTGAAGGAGGAGTTAAAGTATCTGGTAAAGATGTTAACGGAAATCCTGTAAACACAACAGTTTCTGCATACGATTACTGGAGAAGTTATAGTGATGTAACATCAAACTTTGTATACTCTTCTGATTTTGTTAAACTAAGAGCAATTTCTTTTAGCTATAATTTCCCAAAAGCAAATTTAGCAAAAACGCCATTTCAAGCGATTAGCTTAGCATTTTCTGCTCATAATTTATGGACAATTTATGATAAAGTGCCAAATATCGATCCAGAATCAAACTATTCTAATAGTAATGCACAAGGACTTGAAAGAGCGTCTATGCCTTTGACAAGAAACTACGGTGTAAGCCTTAATGTCAAATTTTAA
- a CDS encoding SusD/RagB family nutrient-binding outer membrane lipoprotein has product MKNKYIKIFCIAIVGALTLTSCDKGFEEMNTNPNALTDPAVKSMFTLAEIYVDGQDFSNTRGNNLYAAQIVQQFSSLGGPGSKYTYSSEYSAALFGETYGKGLNQIFQLMSVVKDSPENGNMVQACRIMKVFLFQKLTDTYGEVPYFDAGKGYNGNVFAPKYDTQEAIYNDLLKELDEAGDALDANKAFVGNADLYYQGNVAKWKKLANSLMLRVAMRLSKVNPAKAQQYVEKAVAKGVFTSNDDSLVLKHDSGPQGVKTNPITSSWVRNDLNGGDANIKFSKTFIDMLKNNNDPRLRIYAKLEATGDNTPANQQGLANDAKEFPGGNKKLFSDPNTSTVLRLDAPTLIMSYAEVQFILAEAAVKGWNVGGTAQKHYEDGVRAAMEVLVIFGDKVPAVSLAEYNTYMAAHPFKAAGTQAEKIEQIITQKWIVLLFNGFEAFSEYRRTGYPVLVPVNDPTGETKGTIPRRLIYDQSELITNEANYKEAISRQGLDLMTTRIWWDKQ; this is encoded by the coding sequence ATGAAAAATAAATATATCAAAATATTCTGTATCGCAATTGTTGGTGCACTGACATTAACTTCATGCGATAAAGGATTCGAGGAAATGAATACGAATCCAAATGCATTGACAGATCCGGCTGTAAAATCAATGTTTACACTTGCTGAAATTTATGTAGACGGTCAGGATTTTTCTAACACAAGAGGGAATAATTTATACGCGGCACAAATCGTGCAGCAGTTTTCTTCATTAGGAGGACCAGGTTCAAAATACACCTATTCTTCTGAATATTCAGCAGCTCTTTTTGGAGAAACATATGGTAAAGGATTGAATCAGATTTTTCAGTTAATGTCTGTTGTAAAAGATTCACCTGAAAATGGTAATATGGTTCAGGCTTGCAGAATCATGAAAGTATTCTTGTTCCAAAAATTAACAGATACTTATGGAGAAGTTCCTTATTTCGATGCTGGAAAAGGATATAACGGAAATGTTTTTGCTCCAAAATATGATACACAAGAAGCAATCTACAATGACCTTTTAAAAGAATTAGACGAAGCTGGTGATGCATTAGATGCTAATAAAGCATTTGTAGGTAATGCTGATTTATACTATCAAGGTAATGTTGCCAAATGGAAAAAATTGGCAAACTCATTAATGTTGAGAGTAGCAATGCGTTTGTCTAAAGTAAACCCTGCAAAAGCACAACAATATGTTGAGAAAGCTGTAGCTAAAGGTGTTTTTACTTCAAATGATGACAGTTTAGTCTTAAAACATGATTCAGGACCACAAGGAGTTAAAACAAACCCAATAACTTCATCTTGGGTTAGAAATGACTTAAACGGAGGAGACGCCAATATAAAATTCAGTAAAACGTTTATCGATATGTTGAAAAACAATAACGATCCTCGTTTAAGAATTTATGCTAAATTGGAAGCTACAGGAGATAACACTCCGGCAAACCAACAAGGTCTTGCAAATGATGCAAAAGAATTCCCGGGCGGAAATAAAAAATTGTTCTCAGATCCTAATACTTCTACAGTATTGCGTTTAGATGCACCAACTTTAATTATGTCTTATGCTGAGGTTCAGTTTATCCTGGCAGAAGCAGCTGTAAAAGGCTGGAATGTTGGCGGAACAGCACAAAAACATTATGAAGACGGAGTAAGAGCTGCAATGGAAGTTCTGGTTATTTTTGGAGATAAAGTACCAGCGGTTTCACTTGCAGAATACAATACTTACATGGCCGCTCATCCTTTTAAAGCTGCTGGAACACAAGCTGAAAAAATCGAACAAATTATAACTCAAAAATGGATTGTATTGTTATTCAATGGTTTTGAAGCATTTTCAGAATACAGAAGAACAGGATATCCGGTTTTAGTTCCAGTTAATGATCCTACAGGAGAAACAAAAGGAACAATTCCAAGAAGATTAATTTATGATCAGTCTGAATTGATAACAAATGAGGCTAATTATAAAGAAGCAATATCACGCCAGGGGTTGGATTTAATGACAACCAGAATTTGGTGGGACAAACAATAG
- a CDS encoding glycoside hydrolase family 97 protein, which yields MKNIFLICFFIISNAFLNAQELKSPDGNLILTFNINAEGTPVYSLSFKKKEVIRESKMGFILKSDIILNKDFQIADTKFQSENSTWKPVLGEQKEIRNQYNELKADLVQNKSKRKISIYFRLFNDGLGFRYEFPVQDNLRHFIIQEETTEFNLTGDHKLFWIPGDYDTNEYSYTTSKISEMQSLVYNASHVSLAAQTTIKNLATQTPLMMKTNDGLYINIHEAALKNYPAMCLNVDDKTYSLSSHLVSDAVGNKGYIQTGSFTPWRTIVVSDDARNILASKMILNLNEPCNFEDTSWIKPVKYIGVWWEYFTGGGSTWAYSDNQDIVIGTTDFSKLKPNNTHGANTKHVKEYIDFAAANGFDAVLVEGWNEGWEDNTAFKKERIYSFTKAYPDFDVKELSDYVAKKNVKIIMHHETTSSTAEYERQLNDALNFMVDNNYNAVKTGYVGPIIPRGEHHDGQQMVNHYIYVAKEAAKHKIMVDSHEAVRPTGLHRTYPNWFAQESARGTEFESMEGIHPDHTTILPFTRLMGGPMDYTPGIFQGDLSVYGSKKNKLSTTLVKQLALYVTMYSPLQMAADLPENYIRFNDAFQFIKDVALDWDETYILEAEPGDYITIARKTKGKQEWFVGGITDENSRIALIDFSFLPTGKSYTATIYEDGKTADYKTNPQSYNIRKITVNSKTKIKQKLAASGGVAISIK from the coding sequence ATGAAAAATATATTTCTTATTTGTTTTTTTATTATTTCTAATGCATTCTTAAATGCTCAGGAACTGAAATCTCCCGATGGAAATTTGATTTTGACTTTCAATATAAATGCAGAAGGAACGCCGGTTTATTCTTTAAGCTTTAAGAAAAAAGAAGTGATCAGGGAAAGCAAAATGGGGTTTATTCTGAAGTCAGATATTATTCTGAATAAAGATTTTCAGATTGCAGATACAAAATTTCAATCGGAAAATAGTACTTGGAAACCTGTTTTGGGAGAGCAAAAGGAAATTAGAAATCAATATAACGAATTAAAAGCTGATCTTGTTCAGAATAAAAGCAAGCGAAAGATTTCGATTTATTTCCGTTTGTTTAATGATGGTTTAGGTTTTAGATATGAATTTCCGGTACAGGATAATCTGCGTCATTTTATTATTCAGGAAGAAACAACCGAATTTAATTTAACGGGAGATCATAAACTTTTTTGGATTCCGGGAGATTATGATACTAACGAATATAGTTATACGACTTCTAAAATATCAGAGATGCAGTCTCTGGTCTATAACGCATCTCATGTTTCTTTGGCAGCACAAACAACGATCAAAAATCTGGCAACACAAACGCCTTTAATGATGAAGACGAATGACGGACTTTATATTAATATTCACGAAGCAGCTTTAAAAAATTATCCGGCAATGTGTCTGAATGTTGATGATAAAACCTATTCTCTAAGTTCTCATCTTGTGTCTGACGCTGTTGGGAATAAAGGATATATTCAAACAGGCAGTTTTACACCTTGGCGAACGATTGTGGTGAGTGATGATGCGAGGAATATTTTAGCTTCAAAAATGATTTTGAATCTTAATGAACCTTGCAATTTTGAAGATACTTCATGGATTAAACCAGTTAAATATATTGGAGTTTGGTGGGAATATTTTACAGGTGGAGGTTCTACCTGGGCCTATTCAGACAATCAGGATATTGTTATTGGTACTACTGATTTCTCTAAATTAAAACCTAATAATACACACGGAGCAAACACAAAACATGTAAAAGAATATATTGATTTTGCAGCTGCAAATGGTTTTGATGCCGTTTTGGTAGAAGGATGGAATGAAGGTTGGGAAGATAATACGGCTTTTAAAAAGGAACGTATTTATAGTTTTACCAAAGCATATCCGGATTTTGATGTAAAAGAATTAAGTGATTATGTGGCTAAAAAGAATGTGAAAATTATCATGCACCATGAAACCACATCTTCAACAGCTGAATATGAGCGACAATTAAATGATGCCTTAAATTTCATGGTTGACAATAATTACAATGCTGTAAAAACAGGTTATGTTGGACCAATTATTCCGAGAGGTGAGCATCATGACGGACAACAAATGGTCAATCATTATATATATGTAGCCAAAGAAGCAGCAAAACACAAAATCATGGTGGATTCTCACGAAGCAGTTCGACCTACAGGTTTACATCGCACTTATCCTAACTGGTTTGCTCAGGAATCGGCACGAGGAACTGAGTTTGAATCAATGGAAGGAATTCATCCAGATCATACTACAATTTTACCTTTTACACGATTAATGGGAGGTCCGATGGATTATACACCGGGAATTTTTCAAGGAGATTTATCGGTTTACGGATCTAAGAAAAATAAGCTTAGTACAACACTTGTTAAACAATTGGCGCTTTATGTGACCATGTACAGTCCGTTGCAAATGGCTGCCGATTTACCTGAAAATTATATTCGCTTTAATGATGCATTTCAGTTCATAAAAGATGTTGCTCTTGATTGGGATGAAACTTATATTCTGGAAGCAGAACCGGGAGATTATATTACAATTGCAAGAAAAACTAAAGGGAAACAAGAATGGTTTGTAGGCGGAATCACAGACGAAAACTCCCGTATAGCTTTGATTGATTTTAGTTTTCTTCCAACAGGAAAATCATATACGGCAACGATTTACGAAGACGGAAAAACAGCCGATTATAAAACCAATCCGCAGTCTTATAATATTCGCAAAATAACAGTAAACAGTAAAACGAAAATAAAACAAAAACTTGCTGCTAGTGGCGGAGTGGCTATTTCTATAAAATAA
- a CDS encoding DUF4494 domain-containing protein: MSATWYECKVKYRKTDETGGQKVLTEPYLVDALSYTEAEKRINEEMAAYISEEFKITNIKVANYAEIHPFENTDRWFKSKVSLLAYDEESGKERKSNMYMLIQANDVREAFDNTLHVMKNTMGEYSIPAISESPIMDVFPYFSGEEDEMEQLERFNALKASKPVQPAVETIDHMEFETALEE, from the coding sequence ATGAGCGCAACTTGGTACGAATGCAAAGTAAAATATAGAAAAACAGACGAAACCGGAGGACAAAAAGTTTTAACAGAACCTTATTTGGTAGATGCTTTGTCTTATACGGAAGCTGAAAAAAGAATTAATGAAGAGATGGCGGCTTATATTAGTGAAGAATTTAAAATCACGAATATAAAAGTGGCAAATTATGCCGAGATTCACCCTTTTGAAAATACAGATCGTTGGTTTAAATCAAAAGTTTCTTTATTAGCTTATGACGAGGAAAGCGGTAAAGAAAGAAAATCGAATATGTACATGTTGATACAGGCAAATGATGTGAGAGAAGCTTTTGACAATACACTTCATGTGATGAAAAACACAATGGGAGAATATTCGATTCCGGCTATTTCTGAATCTCCAATTATGGATGTTTTCCCATATTTTAGCGGTGAAGAAGACGAAATGGAACAATTAGAAAGATTCAATGCATTGAAAGCTTCTAAGCCTGTACAACCTGCTGTAGAAACTATCGATCATATGGAATTTGAAACTGCTTTAGAGGAATAA
- a CDS encoding type I phosphomannose isomerase catalytic subunit gives MSIKIYPLQFEPILKERIWGGEKLKTVLNKPITSKITGESWELSTVEGDVSIVGNGLLKGKSLTELIDESPNEILGTAVFTRFGKQFPLLFKYLDAREDLSIQVHPNDKLAKERHNSFGKTEMWYVMQADADARIIVGFKEDSSKEEYLENLNNKTLVSILDDVKAKAGDVFFLETGTVHAIGAGLVVAEIQQTSDITYRLYDFDRVDAQGNKRELHVDLALDAINYNKVDTHKKYETNTNQSNVMVDCPYFTTNFLPLDGTIEVSKNGESFTVYMCIEGSFEIRFENVTYKYKKGDTVLIPANMRTYIVEGSASILEVFIL, from the coding sequence ATGAGCATAAAAATTTATCCTTTACAATTTGAGCCAATCCTGAAAGAAAGAATTTGGGGTGGAGAAAAATTAAAAACAGTACTTAATAAACCTATCACATCTAAAATTACCGGCGAAAGTTGGGAATTGTCTACCGTAGAAGGTGATGTAAGCATTGTTGGAAATGGATTATTAAAAGGGAAATCATTAACAGAATTAATTGATGAATCACCAAATGAAATCTTAGGAACAGCAGTCTTTACAAGATTCGGAAAACAATTCCCTCTACTTTTTAAATATCTGGATGCAAGAGAAGATTTATCGATACAAGTACATCCAAATGATAAATTGGCAAAAGAACGTCATAATTCTTTTGGTAAAACCGAAATGTGGTATGTGATGCAAGCAGATGCAGATGCAAGGATTATTGTAGGTTTTAAAGAAGATTCAAGTAAAGAAGAATATTTAGAAAATCTTAATAACAAAACTTTAGTTTCTATTCTTGATGATGTAAAAGCCAAAGCTGGTGACGTGTTTTTTTTGGAAACAGGAACAGTTCATGCAATAGGAGCAGGGTTGGTTGTTGCCGAAATCCAGCAAACATCTGATATTACCTATCGTTTGTATGATTTTGATCGGGTAGATGCTCAGGGAAATAAAAGAGAATTGCATGTTGATCTGGCGCTTGATGCAATTAACTATAATAAAGTAGATACTCATAAAAAATATGAAACGAATACCAATCAATCAAATGTAATGGTAGATTGTCCTTATTTTACGACAAACTTCCTTCCGCTTGACGGAACAATTGAAGTGAGTAAAAACGGAGAATCTTTTACGGTTTATATGTGTATTGAAGGTTCTTTTGAAATTAGATTTGAGAATGTAACTTATAAATACAAGAAAGGTGATACGGTTTTAATACCTGCTAATATGCGTACGTATATTGTAGAAGGTTCAGCATCAATTTTAGAAGTATTCATTTTGTAA
- a CDS encoding LacI family DNA-binding transcriptional regulator codes for MKKITIKDIATEAQVSISTVSFVINDKGEKMGISSAVIKKVQEVAEKLNYRPSMIATSLRTGKTRSIGLIVEDISNQFFADLARVIEDEAKNIDYRVFYCSTGGDDERSEELIHSLLQANVDGFIITPTQNLEEKIELLLKLRKPVVLIDRYFPGQRVSHVVMDNYEASNTATKFLINKGCKNIAVVNNTSEMIQMKLREDGYRDALKEEGIYDESLVLHIDYNNSEESKVTNLLGFFEKNPNIDAVLFLANYMGLAGLQAFRKMGIRIPEDISVISFDDHDSFKLHTPTITVIAQPIEDIAVKSIQLLMSQMTDMEKFEVEKSLKKGHLIIRESV; via the coding sequence ATGAAAAAGATTACTATTAAGGATATTGCCACAGAGGCGCAGGTGTCTATATCTACGGTATCTTTTGTCATTAATGATAAAGGCGAGAAAATGGGAATCAGTTCTGCAGTAATAAAAAAAGTGCAGGAAGTTGCTGAAAAGCTTAATTACAGACCCAGCATGATTGCAACCAGTCTTAGGACCGGAAAGACAAGATCTATTGGACTTATCGTTGAAGATATTTCGAATCAGTTCTTTGCAGATCTTGCCAGAGTTATAGAAGATGAAGCTAAAAACATTGATTACCGGGTTTTTTATTGTAGTACCGGTGGAGATGATGAACGTTCTGAGGAGTTGATACATAGTCTTTTGCAAGCAAATGTAGATGGTTTTATTATTACGCCAACGCAAAATCTTGAAGAGAAAATTGAACTTCTTTTAAAATTGAGAAAACCGGTTGTATTGATTGATAGGTATTTTCCGGGTCAAAGAGTGAGTCATGTAGTGATGGATAATTATGAAGCATCTAATACTGCTACAAAATTTTTGATCAATAAAGGCTGTAAAAATATTGCTGTTGTAAATAATACATCTGAAATGATTCAGATGAAATTAAGAGAAGACGGTTATCGGGATGCCTTAAAAGAAGAAGGGATTTATGATGAGTCACTTGTTCTTCATATAGATTATAATAATAGTGAAGAAAGTAAAGTAACAAATTTATTAGGCTTTTTTGAAAAAAACCCGAATATTGATGCTGTTTTATTTTTAGCAAACTATATGGGACTTGCGGGTCTTCAGGCTTTTAGAAAAATGGGAATTCGGATTCCAGAAGATATATCGGTTATCAGTTTTGATGATCATGATAGTTTCAAATTGCATACGCCAACAATTACAGTTATTGCGCAGCCTATTGAGGATATTGCAGTCAAATCGATACAATTGTTAATGAGTCAAATGACTGATATGGAAAAATTTGAAGTCGAAAAAAGCCTTAAAAAAGGGCATTTAATAATCCGGGAATCTGTTTGA